Part of the Azospirillum formosense genome is shown below.
TCCTCCAGGTCCCCGGAGTCCGCATCGGCCACCTTGCGGGCGTTGCGGGCGTGGAACATGTGGCAGACGCAGCCGCGCTGGTTGGCCTGCACCACGTAGGAGCCGAGCGCGGTCCACTCCTCCGCGGCGTAGCCGGTCTCCTCCAGCAATTCCCGCTTCGCCGCGGCCAACGGCTCCTCGCCGGGGTTCAGGGCGCCGGCGGGAAAGGTCTGGCTGACGCGGCGCGGGCCATGCTTGTAGGTGCGCAGCATCAGGACGCGCCCGTCCTCGTCCTCGACGAACATCTGGACGAAGTCCGTCTGCTCGACCTGATAGAAATTCTCCACCCGCCTCCCTTCCGGCGTCTCGACGGTCTCGGCGTGCACCGTCAGGAAGGGCCCCGCGTCCAGCAGGGTCCGGCGCTCCAGGACCGTCCAGGGTTTCA
Proteins encoded:
- a CDS encoding NUDIX hydrolase, which encodes MSGDLKPWTVLERRTLLDAGPFLTVHAETVETPEGRRVENFYQVEQTDFVQMFVEDEDGRVLMLRTYKHGPRRVSQTFPAGALNPGEEPLAAAKRELLEETGYAAEEWTALGSYVVQANQRGCVCHMFHARNARKVADADSGDLEEMRLELLTRGELIAAAAEGDYALLPVIAMLGAVLLPELRDNLARSAARPAP